The sequence CCCCAAGCCAGTGTGGTCTGCATTCTCTTCTGTACACCCTCAGGACTTGGTACCGGTTTTAAGGCACCTTCCTTTCTGAACATGAGAATCAGGTAGATTCTGCCCTGCTCTCCTTGGCCTCACTCCTAAGCATCAAGGTGGTCTTGCCCACACCACATAGATGTGGATTAATCTTACTGACTCACTAATAAGAAGGAACATCTGGGTAGCCTGCCCCAGTCTGCAGCCTacacctcacaacaaccctgtgaaaagacaggaaaggagctACGACCCCATTTCACAGGGGAGGAGAGTAAGGCACGGGGAGGGGTCGTGACTTTTACACAATCAAGTAGTGGAACAGTAGACGTTTTTCCTAAGCATCGGCCATGTAAGTCCAGAACCCTTAGGAAATAGCACTAGTGTGTTTCACCAATTTCCAGGGGTATGTGTACTGTTTTgtcaagcacaaaccgtttgtgccacccagggacctttctcACAACCTCTCTGAAACAGGGATGCGTCGTCAGATGAAGTGACAGTGGACATTcttaataatatataaaataatgctATCTTTCCATTGGTGGCATTTTCGATTTGATGAAATAAGGTGTTATTCCCATTTGATAGCTGAGAAATTGTaggcatgtgttatggattgaattgtgcctccaaAAAATAggtattgtaaatcctagcccctatatCTATGGttaaggtgcagtggttaagctctcaactgctaacggaaaggtcagcagttcgaactcaccaactgctctgtggaataaagatgtggcagtctgcttccataaagattacagccttggaaaccctgtggggcagttctgttctgtcctaaagagtcactatgggtcagaacggactcaaggcaatggatttggtttatatGGTTATAAACCTGTTTGGGAATGGgctctctttgttatgttaatgaggcaggattagtataggatatgtcttaagtcaatctcttttgagatataaaaagaataaattgaGCAATggaaaagcaagcaagcacagatggggggagagagatgccaagccacatgaagatcacccaggagcagaggctcaaagagactaggaccttcctccacattcgacaaggagagaaagccttcccctagaaccagcaccctgaaattggacttttagcctccaaaaccaaaaaataaatttctgtttgttaaagccacccactgtggtatttctgttatagcagcactaggttacTAAGACAGCACGTGAGGTTAAACCATTCATCCAAGGCACGTAGCTAGTACGTgacagttgttagttgccatcaagtaggctctgactcatggtctcATGGTGACAccgtgtacaagagaatgaaacgttgccgtcttcatgatcattggtgtccTCAAGACcattgaggccactgtgtatttggagtgtcttccaacctagtaggctcgtcttccagcaccttatgggacaatattctgttgtgctccatggtgttttcattgtctgattttcaaaagtagataccaggcctttcttccttgtctgtcttagtctggaagctctgctgaaacctgtccaccacaggtgaccctgctggtatttgaaatacaggtggcatagcttccggcatcatagcaacatgcaagccaccacagtgtgacaaactggcaGGGGTGGTGGAGCATGTGAGAGAGGAAGGCTTTAAACCCAGGCCATATGATGGGTTTGGAATCCAAGGTCTCAGGTGAGCAGCCTCTTTGCCAGCTCCCAGTGCCACCTCCCGCCTCCTGGTGTTCACGCCCTCTTGTAGTCACCTTCACTTGAGTGTGGGTTGGGCCTGGTGGCTCTCTTCCAaggaacagaatacaaaaaaatcaATGGGATGTCACTTCCAAGATTAAGTTCTTAAAAAACTGGCTTGTGTCTGGCTCGCCACCTCTTATTCCTTCACTCTGGTGGAAGCCAGCTGCCGCCACGTGTGAGCTGCCCTTTGGAGAGGCCTACGCGGCCACAGGAACCAGCAAGAAATTGAGGACTCAGTCCAACAGCTCGTGAAGAACCGAATCCTGCTGGCCACCGCAAGGGCgaacttggaagcagatccttcccCAGAAGACCCTTGAGGTGGCTGAAGCCCCTTGATTGTAgctgagagaccctgagccagaggacCCAGCTCAGCCACCTCaggttcctgacccacagaaactgagagATAATAAACGAGTGTTCTTTCAGGCTACTAAattttgggggtaatttgttattcagcaatagaaaactaatattatTAGCTACAGTTGAGTCGGCCccagactcctggcgaccccatatacaacagaacagaacactgcccggtcccgcgccgtCCCCACAATCGGTTGCGCACAGGACCACCGCGATCTGTAGAGTAACtgttggttggtttttggaagtagacgatcaggccttccttcctatcgtcttagtctgtaagctctgctggaacctattcatagcaacaggcaagcctccactgacagaagggtggtggctgccatcaggtgcactggccgggaactgaacccaggtctccccagTGGAGGGgcaaattctaccactggaccaccgcTGAGCCCACGTCACCACTATTTAATACCAAGTGTTTACTGTGTCGGCTCCCGGGGACACAGAGAGGGAAACCATGCTGTCCTAGCCTTCGAGGGATGCCCAGTCTGGCAGGGGAAGACATACATGTGTGATGGATGTCAATTTGAGTATTGGGTGGGGTGGGTAGGGAACCGCTCACCTCACCCAGCCTGGGCAGGTGGCTGGGGCAGCGCCACTGGACAGGGTCGTGAAAAGTGAGGAAGAGCAGGCCAGGTAAAGAAGGCGGGGAGGagtagggagggaaggaagagaacaCATATTTTCTCCTGGTCTGCAAAGGATTTTGGAAATTGCTTTAAGTTTACGTGCTTAGTAAGAAGGTACTCAGCAGCTATGTGGCTGATGAAGAGCGGTGACTCACCTGACACCTCTCAAAAGTTCAAGTCAGTAGGATCCCAGCTCAGATTCTCTCGTGAGAGCAGGGGTTTATGCCTGAGGGAGGGGGCGAAGATTGTGTAAGGGTTTTGTTGCTTTTTAACCAGGGTCAGGGTCAGCCTGTGGGTTAAACATTAGAAGtgaggttagggttggggtaaagAGGGCTGAGTGCAGATCAGGGTTGCAACTGGGGACAAGCTGGGGCCCCTTTTCTCCGTTCTCCGCTTCACAATGGCCCGGCTATAGCCCCTCTGGCTGGGAGCTGGGGCCAGCAGACCTTAGAGATCCTCAGCCCCGGAAGGCCCAGGAACtcgagagggaggaagaaaggcgAGGGGGGCCTGGGCTGGGATGAGCTAAGTGTTGCAGCCAGCAATTCCCTGATCCCAGGTAGGGACACCCTGTGCAGCGGTCCAAACACAGGGGAGGCAGGACAGCTGCCTCCCAGGCCTGCCACTTACAGGGCACACTCTCCAGCCAGgtgcttaatctctctgagcctcagttttctgacatgtaaaaaaaaaaaaaaacaatggggaTAATCCCCACCTCACAGAACTACGATGATGATAAATGAAATACATGAAAGGCTTAGCTCTGAAACCAGTAAAAGTTCTCAAAAAatagttgcttaaaaaaaaaaaaaagacctgatgtGTGAGGTCCCTTGTCCTTGGGTCCCTGACTCCAAGGAATCTGCTGACCTGGCCCACGGACCTTTTCTTAGCTCTCTTAGGGAAAAGAGCTGCTGCTGGTAGTATTACTTTTAAAGGTGTCCACATTCaggatttaattttcttctcaaCCAtgacctgttttacagatgaggaaactggccaAGAGGGGAAGGGACTTGTCCCCCAGTTCCCGCTCACTGACTGCTGGCTGGGCTGTCCACCAGTTCTCGTTCACTGAGTGCTTGCTGCGTTGTCCACCAATTCCCACTCACTGAGTGCTGGCTGGGTTGTCCACCAATTCCCGTTCACTGAGTGCTTGCTGCGTTGTCCACCAGTTCCCACTCACTGAGTGCTGGCTGGGTTGTCCACCAATTCCCGTTCACTGAGTGCTGGCTGGGTTGTCCACCAGTTCCCACTCACCGAGTGCAGGCTGGGTTGTCCACCAGTTCCCACTCACTGAGTGCTGGCTGGGTTGTCCACCAGTTCCCACTCACTGAGTGCTGGCTGGGTTGTCCACCAGTTCCCACTCATTGAGTGCTGGCTGGGTTGTCCACCAGTTCCCGCTCACTGAGTGCTGCCTGTGCACAGCCCGTGCATCATCATATTCAGTCCTCACAACAATCACCTATTTGTCCCTGTTCcaggtgaggaaaccaaggcacagaggggAGAAGCAACatgtctgaggtcacacagctgtgaGTGATAGGGCAGTTGGTGCTCagaggctgagctcttaaccactatgcagagCTGGAAAACTAGGGGCAGAGCTTTTTGGGTCTGGAAaaaacccaggcagcctgactcCCAGCCTGGAGCTGTCTTGTTTCTTGAAAGCCCATGTCTGTTTTGCTCAGTAGCTGTCTGTGCTCAGTGTCAATGGAGTGGTTTAGACAGCCAGGGCTGCCAGAGTTCAGGAGAAAAGAGAAGCTCTTCAGGGTTCAGGTAGTCAGGAAGGGCTgcctggaggaggaggaagaggcacTATGATCTGGTCCTGGCCTTTGCCCTTTGCCCAAAAGGTGGGTTGGAGGTGGGGAGGTTGACTCAGGATGCGTCAGCCCATGTGGCTTGCCCTTTGGTTTTATGATGGCCACCTCAGCAGTAACAACCTTTGACCCCAAGTGAGCTCCCATGAGATGGGTGGAGATGCCAGGCCATCTCAGAGGCAGAGTGGCTTGTCAAGGGGCAGAAGCAGTGCTGAGTCTGTGCCTCCAGAACCATGGGAACAGGACTCCGAAGCCAGTCCCTGCGCGGACCCCGGACCTCCTATGGCAAGCTTCAGGACCCTCGGGGGAGGCCGCAGGAGGGCCGGCTCCGTCGGGCGCTGAGCCTCAGACAGGGGCGAGAGAAATCCAGGCCCCAGAGCGTCGATGGAGGTGCAGAAGCACTGGACTGCCCTAGTCAGGAGCGGCTGCCAGGCGGCCTGGGGGACACAGAGCAGCTGATCCAAGCCCAGCGAAGAGGCAGCCGGCGGTGGATGAGGCAGTACCAGCAGGTATGGCTGACGGCTGAAGGACGGAGGGATGCTATAGGGAAGGGGGTAGGGACGCCAAGCAGGGAGAGCCAGGGCACAGAGGTTCAGAGACATACGAGGCCACATTCCAAGAAGTCAACAGGGCTGTgtagagatgaggctggagagagaGATACAAAGGACCCATATTTCAGAGGGTCCTGAAGGCGTCTGAGGTTTATCCTACAGGCAGTAGAGAGTCATTGAGGGTTTTTgaccggggtggggggggggtgatgTGGTCAGAGTTGCTTAACCCATCAGAGTTGCTTGGAGATCATTAATCTGGCAATATATTGGAGGGggttgatggagccctggtggttaagaacagtggttaagaacttggcttctaatcaaaaggtcggcagttcaaatccaccagccactccttggaaactctacggggcagttctactctgtcctataggattgctatgagttgtaatagaCGACAGCAAGGAGTTTATGTTGGAGGGGTGGATGGAACAAGAggcaaggtgatcagccagtacAACCTCCCAAAAGTTATATCTTGCATCTTAGCCCCTCCCCCGGGGTAAGGGAGCGGGGAGGTCTGGACCCCTTTGGTGGCAGCTGCTTGCTCCTGGCTCCCCCTTCTTCCTTAGGGAAAAGGGTCGTTAGTGAGGAGCGCTTCTCTCTCTGGGGTCTAGCACCACCTGGTGGCTACAGGTGGAACAACACCCCCCCCCAGCCTCTGGGACCTGGTTCCCTGGCCCTGACCTCCCCACCTGTCTCCCAGCAGGTAAGAAGAAGATGGGAAAGCTTTGTCGCCAGTTTCCCCAGTGTGACCCTGAGCCAGCCAGCCTCCCCAGAGCCCCTACTGGACGCCACGAGCTAAGGATGCTGGGAGTGGTGGTGGGCCCATTCTGCACCCAAAGGAGATCCAGTGTTGGCTGACCTACCTCTTCACAGAGCTTCTGGACTGTGGATGCAGCATTTCCTCCACGTGGACTGCTCTGGCTTCCTCCATGAGGCCTGAGGAGACCTCGGCCACTAGCTCACTTAAAGCCCTGTGTGAGCTATGCCAACTTTCTGGGCCTCCCACCCCAAGGCTAGCTCTCCACAAAGACGCTGACAGGACTGAGAAGAAGCGGACCTCTGAGGGATTCTGGGCATGGAGACCCCTTGGACTATGGTATGCATGAGGGTCTGAGAAGCCTGCCCAGAAGTGGGGGTGTTGATGTCTTTGGCCCCTCCTCAAGACCAGTCGTAAACGTCCAGGACAGAGCTTGGTGAAGCCAGACCCATGGCTGAGAGCCTCTCAGACACCATCTGGTCGACAAACCATGGCCCAACCATGCTTCTCCCCAGCTGCTAATGGTAGGCAGGGACACTAGGTCTCCTTCCCAGATGGGGAGCCCATTGAGGGCAAGGACCACATCTGGGCTGCCCTCAGCAGCAGGCACTCAGTATATTATCTTCCATCCTCCCACCACCCTGATGAAGAAGCAGGGAAAGCCTTGCACTTTCCATGtgacagatagggaaactgaggccaagggGATGGATTTATTGTTTTTGACATCCCTGGTCCCACCCCCCACCTGTCCAGTGCCCAGCCTGGCATTGAGCACAGTAATAAAGAGTTGCTGAGCTGAAGGGACCAATTTGCCTGGTGTCATGTATTgcattgtgtaccccaaaaatatctgtcaacttggctaggtcatgatccccagtattgtacgattgtctaccattttgtcatctgatgtgatttccctatgtgttgtaaatcttatcactatgatgtaataagatggattagtgataatatctacaagattagatagtgtcttagaccaacctcttttgaaatataaagagagaagtgagcagagagacatggggacctcataccaccaagaaagcagcaccaggagcagagcacttcctttggacctgaggttcctgcgctgagatgctcccaggccatggaaagactgatgacaaggaccttcctccacagcccacagagagaaagccttcccctggagctgacaccctgaatttggacttgtagcctaccagactgtgcgaggataaatttctctttgttaatgccatccacttgtggtatttctgttatagcagcactagatgactgagacacctgGTAACTAACTTGTTGTCTCAGAGCCTCTCCTGAACTTCATGGGGGTATCCTGAGCCCACAGCTTCCAGAATGGTGGGGCAGGGACACCAGGGCCAGGTCCCCTATGGGTACCCCAGGAGGCTGGGCCTCTCCTGCTACTTCTCCTGACCTTACTCCCAGAGGAATCCCCACCCTACCCCATGCTGACCTCAAGTCCAGCTCCGGAGGACTCTGCCCTCACCACTGCCCCGTCCTTGTGATCAGCCAGTGAGGCAAGGCTCCCAGGGTTTGCTCAGGGCCACACAGCAGGGGAAGATCTGGCCCCAAAGAGTATTAGCTCTCTGAAGAGACACTGACACTTGTGTGGTCGCTGGGGCTCCCCTGGCTCAGGCAGGCCCAAGGTCAAAGGTGAGGGAATGGCCCCAAGTATCATGTTCTGGGGTGACGGGGACCTGAGGGTCCCTGGATAAAAGGTGAGCTCCCTGTTTCCCAGAGCCCAGCACCCCAACAGAGCCATTCAGGAACAGAGGGGTCCTGGGAGAGTTTTGCCCCAGACAATGGGATTCTGGTTTGGCAACTGGACTGTGGGAGCTAGCAGGAAGCTTCAAGCTCATTGATCTCCAACTTTAGATGCCTCCGCTCAGCCCACTTTCTGTGAGACCCATGGGGTACTTGCGGAGAATCCTAGGACCCAGGGAACACAGTTTGAGTCCATAGCTCTGACCAACCCTGTCAATgtccagaggaggaaactgaggctcagaatgg comes from Elephas maximus indicus isolate mEleMax1 chromosome 7, mEleMax1 primary haplotype, whole genome shotgun sequence and encodes:
- the C7H11orf86 gene encoding uncharacterized protein C11orf86 homolog; translated protein: MGTGLRSQSLRGPRTSYGKLQDPRGRPQEGRLRRALSLRQGREKSRPQSVDGGAEALDCPSQERLPGGLGDTEQLIQAQRRGSRRWMRQYQQVRRRWESFVASFPSVTLSQPASPEPLLDATS